The Streptomyces seoulensis genome contains a region encoding:
- the xylB gene encoding xylulokinase, with translation MSAAEGPLVVGVDTSTQSTKALVVDVYTGRVVASGQAAHTVTSGAGRESDPRQWWDALCEALQQCGEAAHEAAAISIGGQQHGLVTLDARGEPVRPALLWNDVRSAPQARSLVEELGGPDAWAERTGSVPGASFTVTKWAWLAEHEPDAVRATKSVRLPHDYLTERLTGLGTTDRGDVSGTGWWASATESYDEETLAHVGLDPTLLPRVVRPGEVAGTVRDSHDLPFSKGTLVAPGTGDNAAAALGLGLRPGTPVLSLGTSGTVYAVSKRRPADPTGTVAGFADAHGDWLPLACTLNCTLAVDRVAALLGLDREAVEPGTSVTLLPYLDGERTPNLPHASGLLHGLRHDTTAGQVLQAAYDGAVHSLLGALDLVLDQDADRTAPLLLIGGGARGTAWQQTVRRLSGRPVQIPEAKELVALGAAAQAAGLLTGEDPAAVARRWNTTKGQVVDAVERDEEALARIAGVLSDASALLERGTDTPLSACSAY, from the coding sequence TGGACACGTCCACCCAGTCCACGAAGGCACTGGTCGTCGACGTCTACACCGGGCGTGTGGTGGCGAGTGGCCAGGCCGCGCACACGGTGACGTCGGGCGCCGGGCGGGAGAGCGATCCGCGTCAGTGGTGGGACGCGCTGTGCGAGGCTCTGCAGCAGTGCGGCGAGGCGGCGCACGAGGCGGCGGCGATCTCGATCGGCGGCCAGCAGCACGGTCTGGTCACGCTCGACGCGCGGGGCGAACCGGTCCGCCCCGCGCTGCTGTGGAACGACGTCCGCTCGGCGCCCCAGGCCCGCAGTCTCGTGGAGGAGCTGGGCGGCCCGGACGCGTGGGCGGAGCGCACGGGCAGCGTGCCGGGCGCGTCGTTCACTGTGACGAAGTGGGCGTGGCTCGCGGAGCACGAGCCGGACGCGGTCCGTGCGACCAAGTCCGTGCGTCTCCCCCACGACTACCTCACCGAACGTCTCACCGGCCTGGGCACGACCGACCGTGGCGATGTCTCCGGTACCGGCTGGTGGGCGTCCGCGACCGAGTCGTACGACGAGGAAACTCTCGCGCATGTGGGACTCGACCCGACGCTGCTGCCTCGGGTGGTGCGGCCGGGCGAGGTGGCCGGCACCGTGCGCGACAGTCATGACCTGCCCTTCTCCAAGGGCACTCTGGTGGCGCCCGGCACCGGGGACAACGCGGCCGCCGCGCTGGGGCTGGGCCTGCGCCCGGGCACCCCGGTGCTCAGCCTCGGCACGTCGGGCACGGTGTACGCGGTCTCCAAGCGCCGCCCCGCCGACCCGACCGGCACGGTGGCGGGTTTCGCCGACGCGCACGGCGACTGGCTGCCGCTGGCCTGCACCTTGAACTGCACCCTCGCCGTGGACCGGGTCGCGGCCCTTCTGGGGCTGGACCGTGAGGCCGTGGAGCCCGGCACCTCGGTCACCCTGCTGCCGTATCTGGACGGTGAGCGCACCCCGAACCTGCCGCACGCCTCCGGTCTGCTGCACGGTCTGCGCCATGACACGACCGCAGGTCAGGTGCTCCAGGCCGCCTACGACGGCGCGGTGCACTCGCTGCTCGGCGCGCTCGACCTGGTCCTCGACCAGGACGCCGACCGCACCGCTCCGTTGCTGCTGATCGGCGGCGGCGCCCGCGGCACGGCCTGGCAGCAGACGGTACGACGGCTGTCCGGACGGCCGGTACAGATCCCCGAAGCGAAGGAACTGGTCGCACTCGGCGCTGCCGCCCAGGCGGCGGGTCTGCTGACCGGCGAGGACCCTGCGGCCGTCGCGCGCCGCTGGAACACGACGAAGGGACAGGTGGTGGACGCCGTGGAGCGGGACGAAGAAGCCCTGGCCCGCATCGCCGGGGTACTCTCCGACGCGTCCGCGCTTCTGGAACGAGGCACGGACACCCCCCTGAGCGCGTGCTCCGCATACTGA